Proteins encoded in a region of the Streptomyces sp. NBC_01471 genome:
- a CDS encoding regulator: protein MTERTPQRTSNRQLAALIGEAGFSNAGLARRVDQLGLEHGLDLRYDKTSVTRWLRGQQPRGTTPALIAEVFTRRLGRRLSAQDLGLDACAPVYAGLEFAGTPEEAVDIVSGLWRKDSGSHAELRKIAFTPAGLVVPSRDWLIGRPDDWGTPGSAGGVRPGQSGRAEPPRSGARIPSQPRPAVPRQRQTDRTTGQRVGAGDIAALRSVGELFRTLDHAYGGGHARQALVRYLEHEAEPMLRGTYGEATGRRLFAAAADLTRLAGWTSYDIAAHGLAQRYFVQALRLSQAAGDRAYGSYVLVTMSRQAVYLGHGREAVQLARVAQQGVGTSAPPVVQALLHAVEARGHGVLGEVRACTASLARAERAMEAVRPGDEVPYWARFFDEAQLADEFGHCHRDLQQYRAAAQYAERSLQLRAPAFARSRLFCRVVLATARLGLGELDQACALGAESAQQAGEMRSVRAVEYVREFERRLEPYRDAAAVRGYRDRVAAMG, encoded by the coding sequence ATGACGGAACGAACTCCGCAGCGCACGTCCAACCGCCAGCTCGCCGCGCTCATCGGAGAGGCAGGGTTCTCCAACGCGGGGCTGGCCCGAAGAGTCGACCAGCTCGGCCTTGAGCACGGTCTCGACCTGAGGTACGACAAGACGTCGGTGACCCGCTGGCTGCGCGGCCAGCAGCCGCGCGGAACCACGCCCGCGCTGATCGCCGAGGTCTTCACCAGACGTCTGGGGCGCAGGCTCTCCGCCCAGGATCTGGGCCTCGACGCCTGCGCGCCCGTCTACGCGGGGCTGGAATTCGCCGGTACGCCCGAGGAGGCAGTCGACATCGTCAGCGGTCTCTGGCGCAAGGACTCCGGCAGCCATGCCGAACTGCGCAAGATCGCCTTCACCCCGGCCGGGCTCGTCGTGCCGAGCCGGGACTGGCTGATCGGCCGCCCGGACGACTGGGGCACCCCCGGTTCGGCCGGTGGAGTGAGGCCGGGGCAGAGCGGTCGCGCCGAGCCGCCGCGCTCCGGTGCCCGGATCCCCTCGCAGCCCCGCCCGGCCGTGCCGCGCCAGCGCCAGACCGACCGGACGACCGGGCAGCGGGTCGGCGCCGGGGACATCGCCGCCCTGCGTTCGGTGGGCGAGCTGTTCCGCACGCTCGACCACGCGTACGGCGGCGGCCACGCCCGGCAGGCCCTGGTGCGCTATCTGGAGCACGAGGCGGAGCCCATGCTCCGCGGGACGTACGGGGAGGCGACCGGCCGGCGGCTCTTCGCTGCCGCCGCGGACCTGACCCGGCTTGCGGGGTGGACCTCGTACGACATCGCGGCCCACGGGCTCGCCCAGCGCTACTTCGTCCAGGCCCTGCGGCTCTCGCAGGCCGCAGGGGACCGGGCGTACGGCTCGTACGTGCTCGTCACCATGAGCCGCCAGGCCGTCTATCTCGGGCACGGCCGGGAGGCGGTCCAGCTGGCGCGCGTGGCGCAGCAGGGCGTCGGGACCTCGGCGCCGCCGGTCGTCCAGGCGCTGCTGCACGCCGTCGAGGCGCGCGGACACGGGGTGCTCGGCGAGGTACGGGCCTGCACGGCCTCCCTCGCACGGGCCGAGCGGGCCATGGAGGCGGTGCGTCCCGGCGACGAAGTGCCGTACTGGGCACGGTTCTTCGACGAAGCGCAGCTGGCCGACGAATTCGGCCACTGCCACCGGGACCTCCAGCAGTACCGGGCCGCCGCGCAGTACGCGGAACGCTCGCTCCAGCTGCGCGCTCCCGCCTTCGCGCGTTCCCGGCTCTTCTGCCGGGTCGTGCTGGCGACCGCGCGGCTCGGCCTCGGCGAACTGGACCAGGCGTGCGCGCTGGGCGCCGAGTCGGCGCAGCAGGCGGGGGAGATGCGGTCGGTGCGGGCCGTCGAGTATGTGCGCGAGTTCGAACGGAGGCTGGAGCCGTACCGGGACGCGGCGGCGGTACGGGGGTACCGGGACCGCGTCGCGGCGATGGGCTGA
- a CDS encoding NAD(P)/FAD-dependent oxidoreductase, whose product MLSTAQHADVIIVGAGLAGLSAAHRLTSAGVSVSVLEAAPSPGGRMSTELAGGFLLDRAGGFLSTSYPELLRAPCLGETDLRLFSPGVLVHSGGRLHRTGEAGGTRGALNAARALRSASRAPLGGGLVGGGLGSSGLGGSGFTGSGLAGSALASGALVSGALDRARLRAALARLAATPVERLLARPEQTALAALRSYGLPPRAAAGFLRPLLSALLSDPGLTTSSRCADLALRGFARGRLCVPAGGAAVLPERLAATLPPGTVSTGVTVTATSISSVTTVELGTLSCRALIVATDARSAALLLPGLRIPDFHPVTVLHHAAPVAPSTGAALVLDADRSGPVSHTAVMSEVDPARAPGGRALISSTVLGAPGPGLDRAALIQLAALHGTPTDDWELLAVHHSPDAVPAMPPPHDVRRPVRLLAGLYVCGDHRDTSTAQGALVSGRRAAQAVMRDFGIKPDIAVDGFPLAA is encoded by the coding sequence GTGCTCAGTACCGCACAGCATGCCGACGTGATCATCGTCGGAGCCGGGCTCGCCGGCCTGTCAGCCGCCCACCGGCTGACCAGTGCCGGTGTGTCCGTCAGCGTCCTGGAGGCCGCCCCGTCGCCGGGCGGCCGCATGTCCACCGAGCTGGCCGGCGGCTTCCTCCTGGACCGCGCCGGAGGGTTCCTCAGCACCTCGTACCCGGAACTGCTCCGTGCTCCGTGCCTGGGCGAGACGGACCTCAGGCTGTTCTCGCCCGGCGTCCTCGTCCACAGCGGGGGCCGGCTGCACCGGACGGGCGAGGCCGGGGGCACGCGGGGCGCACTCAACGCCGCGCGCGCCCTGCGAAGCGCCTCACGCGCCCCCCTCGGCGGTGGACTCGTCGGCGGTGGACTCGGCAGCAGCGGACTCGGCGGTTCCGGCTTCACGGGCAGTGGCCTCGCCGGCAGTGCGCTCGCGAGCGGCGCGCTGGTGAGCGGCGCTCTCGACCGGGCCAGGCTGCGCGCCGCCCTGGCCCGCCTCGCGGCCACCCCGGTGGAACGTCTGCTGGCCCGCCCCGAGCAGACCGCACTGGCCGCACTCCGCTCGTACGGCCTCCCCCCGCGCGCCGCCGCGGGCTTCCTCAGGCCCCTGCTGTCCGCGCTGCTGAGCGACCCCGGGCTGACCACGTCGAGCCGGTGCGCGGATCTCGCCCTGCGCGGTTTCGCCCGGGGCCGGCTGTGCGTACCGGCGGGCGGTGCGGCCGTCCTGCCCGAGCGGCTGGCGGCGACGCTGCCGCCCGGCACGGTGTCCACCGGGGTGACCGTCACCGCGACCTCCATCAGCTCGGTCACCACGGTGGAGCTGGGCACGCTGAGCTGCCGTGCGCTCATCGTCGCGACCGACGCCCGCTCGGCCGCCCTTCTGCTGCCCGGGCTGCGGATCCCGGACTTCCACCCGGTGACGGTCCTTCACCACGCGGCCCCGGTGGCCCCGTCCACCGGGGCGGCCCTGGTCCTGGACGCCGACCGCTCGGGCCCCGTCTCGCACACCGCGGTCATGAGCGAGGTCGACCCCGCACGGGCCCCGGGCGGCCGCGCGCTGATCTCGTCGACCGTGCTCGGCGCCCCCGGTCCCGGCCTGGACCGGGCGGCCCTCATCCAGCTGGCCGCGCTGCACGGCACACCGACCGACGACTGGGAACTCCTCGCCGTCCACCACTCCCCCGACGCGGTCCCCGCGATGCCGCCACCGCACGACGTGCGCCGCCCGGTCCGGCTGCTGGCGGGTCTGTACGTGTGCGGCGACCACCGCGACACCAGCACCGCGCAGGGCGCGCTCGTCTCGGGCCGGCGCGCCGCGCAGGCCGTGATGCGGGACTTCGGCATCAAACCGGACATCGCGGTGGACGGATTCCCGCTCGCCGCGTGA
- the lipA gene encoding lipoyl synthase, translated as MSAVAPDGRKMLRLEVRNSQTPIERKPEWIKTRAKMGPEYTKMQALVKSEGLHTVCQEAGCPNIYECWEDREATFLIGGDQCTRRCDFCQIDTGKPAALDLDEPRRVGESVVTMDLNYATITGVARDDLEDGGAWLYAETVRQIHAMTAERAEGRTKVELLIPDFNAVPEQLAEVFSSRPEVLAHNVETVPRIFKRIRPGFRYERSLEVITKAREAGLVTKSNLILGMGEEREEISQALQDLYDAGCELITITQYLRPSPRHHPVERWVKPAEFVELQQEAEEIGYSGVMSGPLVRSSYRAGRLFRQAMDRRGAAAV; from the coding sequence GTGTCCGCTGTCGCACCCGATGGGCGCAAGATGTTGCGTCTGGAGGTCCGGAACAGCCAGACCCCCATCGAGCGCAAGCCCGAGTGGATCAAGACTCGCGCCAAGATGGGCCCCGAGTACACGAAGATGCAGGCCCTGGTGAAATCCGAGGGGCTGCACACGGTCTGCCAGGAGGCGGGCTGTCCCAACATCTACGAATGCTGGGAGGACCGCGAGGCCACCTTCCTCATCGGCGGCGACCAGTGCACGCGGCGCTGCGACTTCTGCCAGATCGACACCGGCAAGCCGGCCGCGCTGGACCTGGACGAGCCGCGCCGGGTCGGTGAGTCCGTCGTCACGATGGACCTGAACTACGCGACCATCACCGGCGTCGCCCGCGACGACCTGGAGGACGGCGGCGCCTGGCTGTACGCGGAGACCGTGCGGCAGATCCACGCGATGACGGCCGAGCGGGCCGAGGGCCGCACCAAGGTCGAGCTGCTGATCCCCGACTTCAACGCGGTCCCCGAGCAGCTGGCCGAGGTCTTCTCGTCCCGCCCCGAGGTCCTCGCGCACAACGTGGAGACGGTGCCGCGCATCTTCAAGCGGATCCGCCCCGGCTTCCGCTACGAGCGCTCCCTGGAAGTCATCACGAAGGCCCGTGAGGCCGGTCTCGTCACCAAGTCGAACCTCATCCTGGGCATGGGCGAGGAGCGCGAGGAGATCAGCCAGGCGCTCCAGGACCTGTACGACGCGGGCTGCGAGCTCATCACCATCACCCAGTACCTGCGCCCGTCCCCGCGCCACCACCCGGTCGAGCGGTGGGTGAAGCCGGCCGAGTTCGTGGAGCTCCAGCAGGAGGCCGAGGAGATCGGCTACTCCGGCGTGATGTCGGGTCCGTTGGTCAGGTCCTCGTACCGCGCGGGCCGCCTCTTCCGCCAGGCAATGGACCGGCGCGGCGCCGCCGCCGTGTGA
- the glnA gene encoding type I glutamate--ammonia ligase — protein sequence MFQNADDVKKFITDEDVKFIDVRFCDLPGVMQHFTIPAAVFDPTEELAFDGSSIRGFQAIHESDMALRADLSTARVDPFRRDKTVNINFFIHDPITGEQYSRDPRNVAKKAEAYLTSTGIADTAYFGPEAEFYVFDSVRFQTSANESFYHIDSEAGAWNTGAEENNRGYKVRYKGGYFPTPPVDHFADLRAEISLELDKNGLQVERQHHEVGTAGQAEINYKFNTLLAAADDLMLFKYIVKNVAWRNNKTATFMPKPIFGDNGSGMHVHQSLWTGGSPLFYDEQGYAGLSDMARYYIGGILKHAPSLLAFTNPTVNSYHRLVPGFEAPVNLVYSQRNRSAAMRIPITGSNPKAKRVEFRAPDPSSNPYLAFSALLMAGLDGVKNKIEPAEPIDKDLYELAPEEHAGVAQVPTSLPAVLDALEADNEYLQAGGVFTSDLIETWVDYKRTQEIAPIQLRPHPHEFELYFDL from the coding sequence ATGTTCCAGAACGCCGACGATGTGAAGAAGTTCATCACCGACGAAGACGTCAAGTTCATCGATGTCCGGTTCTGTGACCTGCCCGGTGTGATGCAGCACTTCACCATCCCGGCGGCGGTCTTCGACCCGACCGAGGAGCTCGCGTTCGACGGCTCGTCGATCCGCGGCTTCCAGGCCATCCACGAGTCCGACATGGCGCTCCGCGCGGACCTGTCGACCGCCCGGGTCGACCCCTTCCGCCGCGACAAGACCGTCAACATCAACTTCTTCATCCACGACCCGATCACCGGCGAGCAGTACAGCCGTGACCCGCGCAACGTGGCGAAGAAGGCCGAGGCGTACCTCACCTCGACCGGGATCGCCGACACCGCGTACTTCGGCCCCGAGGCCGAGTTCTACGTGTTCGACAGCGTCCGCTTCCAGACCTCGGCGAACGAGAGCTTCTACCACATCGACTCCGAGGCCGGCGCCTGGAACACCGGTGCGGAGGAGAACAACCGCGGCTACAAGGTCCGTTACAAGGGCGGCTACTTCCCGACCCCGCCGGTCGACCACTTCGCCGACCTGCGCGCCGAGATCTCCCTGGAGCTGGACAAGAACGGCCTCCAGGTCGAGCGCCAGCACCACGAGGTCGGCACCGCCGGCCAGGCGGAGATCAACTACAAGTTCAACACGCTGCTCGCCGCGGCCGACGACCTGATGCTCTTCAAGTACATCGTGAAGAACGTCGCCTGGCGCAACAACAAGACCGCGACCTTCATGCCGAAGCCGATCTTCGGCGACAACGGCTCGGGCATGCACGTCCACCAGTCCCTGTGGACCGGTGGCTCCCCGCTCTTCTACGACGAGCAGGGTTACGCGGGCCTCTCGGACATGGCCCGCTACTACATCGGCGGCATCCTGAAGCACGCCCCGTCGCTGCTCGCCTTCACCAACCCGACGGTGAACTCGTACCACCGCCTGGTCCCCGGCTTCGAGGCCCCGGTCAACCTGGTCTACTCGCAGCGCAACCGCTCGGCCGCGATGCGGATCCCGATCACCGGCTCGAACCCGAAGGCCAAGCGCGTCGAGTTCCGCGCGCCCGACCCGTCGTCCAACCCGTACCTGGCGTTCTCGGCGCTGCTGATGGCCGGCCTGGACGGCGTCAAGAACAAGATCGAGCCGGCCGAGCCGATCGACAAGGACCTCTACGAGCTGGCCCCCGAGGAGCACGCGGGCGTCGCCCAGGTCCCGACCTCGCTCCCGGCGGTGCTCGACGCCCTGGAGGCCGACAACGAGTACCTCCAGGCCGGCGGCGTCTTCACGTCCGACCTGATCGAGACGTGGGTCGACTACAAGCGCACGCAGGAGATCGCCCCGATCCAGCTGCGCCCGCACCCGCACGAGTTCGAGCTGTACTTCGACCTCTGA
- the lipB gene encoding lipoyl(octanoyl) transferase LipB yields the protein MSELRFVRLGFGEEAVEYREAWQKQREVHAARFADETPDTVLLLEHPPVYTAGRRTDDSERPLDGTPVVDVDRGGKITWHGYGQLIGYPIQKLPRPVDVIAHLRRLEEALIRTCAEFGVETSRVEGRAGVWVLGDPVEQRPSIGGLSLDLDPRLHDEEFDPRMNGPEYAPSNAGQRREDRKIAAMGIRVAKGVTMHGFALNCNPDTTWFDRIVPCGIRDAGVTSLSYELGREVTIAEALPVAERHLRDVLENAALAPRTVEGATA from the coding sequence GTGAGCGAGCTGCGGTTTGTCCGTCTGGGGTTCGGCGAGGAAGCCGTCGAGTACCGGGAGGCCTGGCAGAAGCAGCGTGAGGTGCATGCGGCCCGGTTCGCGGACGAGACGCCGGACACCGTGCTGCTCCTGGAGCACCCGCCCGTCTACACGGCAGGGCGGCGCACGGACGACAGCGAGCGCCCTCTCGACGGGACGCCGGTGGTGGATGTGGACCGCGGCGGCAAGATCACCTGGCACGGTTACGGCCAGCTGATCGGCTACCCGATCCAGAAGCTCCCGCGCCCGGTGGACGTGATCGCCCATCTGCGCCGTCTGGAGGAGGCACTGATCCGGACCTGCGCGGAGTTCGGCGTCGAGACCAGCCGGGTCGAGGGCCGCGCCGGGGTCTGGGTCCTGGGCGACCCGGTGGAGCAGCGCCCGTCGATCGGCGGTCTTTCGCTGGATCTGGACCCGCGGCTGCACGACGAGGAGTTCGACCCGCGGATGAACGGCCCCGAGTACGCCCCCTCCAATGCCGGGCAGCGCCGCGAGGACCGGAAGATCGCCGCCATGGGCATCCGGGTCGCGAAGGGCGTGACCATGCACGGTTTCGCGCTGAACTGCAATCCGGACACCACCTGGTTCGACCGGATCGTGCCGTGCGGCATCCGGGACGCGGGGGTGACATCGCTCTCGTACGAACTGGGCCGCGAGGTCACGATCGCCGAGGCGCTGCCCGTCGCGGAGAGGCATCTGCGGGACGTGCTGGAGAACGCGGCCCTGGCGCCGCGTACGGTCGAGGGTGCCACCGCGTAA
- a CDS encoding RDD family protein, translating to MDNRQAVGSWLSGPGEAAKEMGADFGYRGKRLGLPEEGPGAIAPLGRRFGAVFIDWALCMLIAYGLISRGGQQSAGNWALLVFFVLSLLTVSTVGFTPGKRLLRLRVVAEGGGRLGAGRVFVRSLLLCVAIPALIWDRDGRGLHDRLARAVQVRI from the coding sequence GTGGACAACAGGCAAGCAGTCGGATCGTGGCTCTCCGGGCCCGGCGAGGCCGCGAAAGAGATGGGCGCCGACTTCGGCTACCGGGGCAAGCGGCTCGGTCTGCCGGAGGAAGGGCCGGGCGCGATCGCGCCGCTGGGCCGCCGGTTCGGGGCCGTTTTCATCGACTGGGCACTCTGCATGCTTATCGCATATGGACTCATCTCGCGCGGCGGACAGCAGTCGGCGGGGAACTGGGCCCTGCTCGTGTTCTTCGTGCTGAGCCTGCTCACCGTCTCGACGGTCGGATTCACCCCGGGCAAGCGCCTGCTCCGGCTGCGGGTCGTCGCGGAGGGCGGCGGGCGCCTCGGCGCGGGCCGTGTCTTCGTACGCAGTCTGCTGCTCTGCGTGGCCATCCCCGCACTCATCTGGGACCGCGACGGACGCGGCCTCCACGACCGGCTGGCCCGCGCCGTCCAGGTCCGGATCTGA
- a CDS encoding DUF4191 domain-containing protein → MARKANADSENPGRLKQIALTYKMTRKADPKVGLVVGGLGIVVFGVLLGVGFLIGHPIYLGILGLLLAFLAMAIVFGRRAERAAFGQMEGKPGAAAAVLENVGRGWTTTPAIAMNRSQDVVHRAVGKAGVVLVAEGNPNRVKSLLAAEKRKMARIVVDVPVHDIIVGDGEGQVPLKKVRTTLLKLPRVLTGAQVTAANDRLRAMGDLMSNMPLPKGPMPKSARAPRGGKTR, encoded by the coding sequence ATGGCGAGGAAGGCAAACGCAGACTCTGAGAATCCCGGGCGACTCAAGCAGATCGCCCTGACCTACAAGATGACCCGCAAGGCCGATCCCAAGGTCGGTCTTGTCGTCGGTGGCCTGGGAATCGTCGTCTTCGGCGTCCTCCTCGGCGTCGGCTTCTTGATCGGTCACCCCATCTACCTGGGCATCCTGGGTCTCCTGCTGGCCTTCCTCGCGATGGCGATCGTCTTCGGACGCCGCGCCGAGCGAGCGGCCTTCGGGCAGATGGAAGGAAAGCCCGGCGCCGCGGCGGCGGTGCTCGAAAACGTGGGCCGCGGCTGGACCACGACCCCGGCCATCGCGATGAACCGCAGCCAGGACGTCGTACACCGCGCGGTCGGCAAGGCCGGCGTGGTCCTGGTGGCCGAGGGCAACCCGAACCGGGTGAAGTCCCTGCTGGCCGCCGAGAAGAGGAAGATGGCGCGCATCGTGGTGGACGTGCCGGTGCACGACATCATCGTGGGCGACGGCGAGGGCCAGGTGCCGCTGAAGAAGGTGCGCACCACGCTGCTGAAGCTGCCGCGCGTCCTGACCGGCGCCCAGGTCACCGCTGCCAACGACCGGCTGCGCGCGATGGGCGACCTGATGTCGAACATGCCGCTCCCCAAGGGCCCCATGCCGAAGAGCGCCCGCGCCCCGCGCGGCGGAAAGACGCGCTGA
- a CDS encoding GntP family permease, translating into MTGHTWTLLIILAAAIAVLILLINSRLRFHPFVALMTVSIGVALAAGQPVEKIAESLESGAGGILGDVGVTLAFGAMLGRLLSGSGATDKIARLIVDRSGQRSLPWYMAGAAFIIGVPMFFEIGLIVLLPLIFSVARRLQDTHQVKGSPYVFLATPAIAALSTLHGMVAPHPGPLVAVEGLHANLGITIVVGLICAIPTIIIAGPVYGRWIAPRLDVHPDPELVAKFTGPERPDKATDAAAPGSTPPTNRVRTGWALTAVLVPVVLMLLRTLAELVYDESSPVRHVLTFTGEPVIAMLAGFLFALFALGYRSDMTPDAIRSSLTDSLKAVAGILLIIAGGGAFNQVLEDSGIGKAVESAASGLHINVLILGWLLALLLSFSTGSATVGIVAATGILAPLAATGSSLHTALLVVAIGAGSIGLNYVNHAGFWLVKESFGMSLGQATKSHTAIQTIVSVCGLLMALLISVVA; encoded by the coding sequence GTGACGGGGCACACCTGGACGCTGCTGATCATCCTGGCGGCAGCCATCGCCGTGCTGATCCTGCTGATCAACTCACGGTTGCGGTTCCACCCCTTCGTGGCGCTGATGACCGTGTCGATCGGTGTCGCCCTGGCCGCGGGCCAGCCCGTCGAGAAGATCGCGGAGTCACTGGAGTCGGGCGCGGGCGGCATCCTCGGCGACGTCGGCGTGACGCTGGCCTTCGGCGCGATGCTGGGCAGGCTGCTGTCGGGGTCGGGCGCCACGGACAAGATCGCCCGCCTGATCGTCGACCGCTCCGGGCAACGCTCCCTGCCCTGGTACATGGCGGGCGCCGCGTTCATCATCGGTGTCCCGATGTTCTTCGAGATCGGGCTGATCGTGCTGCTCCCGCTGATCTTCAGCGTGGCCCGCCGCCTCCAGGACACCCACCAGGTCAAGGGCTCGCCGTACGTCTTCCTCGCCACCCCCGCGATCGCCGCGCTGTCGACCCTGCACGGCATGGTGGCACCGCATCCCGGCCCGCTGGTCGCGGTGGAGGGCCTGCACGCCAACCTGGGCATCACGATCGTGGTGGGCCTGATCTGCGCGATCCCGACGATCATCATCGCCGGCCCGGTGTACGGCCGCTGGATCGCGCCGCGCCTCGACGTCCACCCCGACCCGGAACTCGTCGCGAAGTTCACCGGGCCGGAAAGGCCCGACAAGGCCACGGACGCCGCGGCGCCGGGCTCCACACCCCCCACGAACAGGGTCCGCACCGGCTGGGCACTGACCGCCGTCCTCGTCCCGGTGGTGCTGATGCTGCTGCGCACCCTCGCGGAGCTGGTGTACGACGAGTCGAGCCCGGTACGCCACGTCCTGACCTTCACCGGTGAGCCGGTGATCGCCATGCTCGCGGGCTTCCTCTTCGCGCTGTTCGCACTCGGCTACCGCAGCGACATGACACCCGACGCGATCCGGTCGTCCCTGACGGACAGCCTCAAGGCGGTGGCGGGCATCCTGCTGATCATCGCGGGCGGCGGCGCGTTCAACCAGGTCCTGGAGGACTCGGGCATCGGCAAGGCCGTCGAGTCGGCCGCTTCGGGACTGCACATCAACGTCCTGATCCTGGGCTGGCTGCTGGCCCTGCTCCTGTCGTTCTCCACAGGCTCGGCCACCGTGGGAATCGTCGCGGCGACGGGCATCCTGGCCCCCCTGGCGGCGACCGGCAGCAGCCTGCACACGGCCCTGCTCGTGGTCGCGATCGGAGCAGGCTCGATCGGTCTCAACTACGTGAACCACGCGGGCTTCTGGCTGGTCAAGGAGTCCTTCGGGATGTCGCTCGGCCAGGCCACGAAGTCACACACGGCGATCCAGACGATCGTGAGCGTCTGCGGCCTGCTGATGGCCCTGCTGATCTCGGTGGTGGCCTGA
- a CDS encoding ATP-dependent endonuclease translates to MRLEHIRIDNFRGLSHVGMSFSRFGCLIGENNAGKSSVFQALNMFLRSGSALDTDFLNPARPIRIQLTFAGVDSADLQRLEEGHRSRIGPVVEDGRLTLARTYEGAGKGSMKVVRKIPSDPRFHKQVLEEVIRPKISAAELEANVQHAYPEIFARLSGKITRVAVRREWAEDVSALQDDEYTTGDDPLMTGLDKSVAPLLPEPIYIPAVKELNDDLKTSSTATFGRLLSILFGDIKHQLPQLEASFEQLRGQLNVVSKEDGSESDDRLPEVRKIESLIQRNLQDSFPRASVRLEIPPPRLRSLLEEAQIAVNDGIRGPFKTKGDGLRRSVAFALLRAYVDLKTAEPNQTDSAQQPSLLLFEEPEVFLHPQAQRKLFEALTVFSGFNDVLVSTHSSAFCAPGATGTFVKVVKDHTLDPPASRTCVIDLSDMDARDQFEIITHENNEAAFFATSVLLVEGPSDRTLIPHIARTLSPQWDFDKHGAAIAKVEGKGSIERYRSFFQRFEMRVAVVADLDAVLDGFDKLGASDECHRLRDRVVSKVTELVKNEDVNVSAGTLKSLSKSGSARALWEYAQLKSEEHARGLCEFEEVDTAVRAFFARSTSGTARRVLEEAKNPELEKMKSELLRMLRHEDIYVWERGAIEAYYPELQVNESNNKNDRARAFCERYTTADSIRGLPVFKGATACEFDLVFEAFFGTSPLQPAAAEVPQQATPSNGEPVHVVSPAAQETR, encoded by the coding sequence ATGCGCCTCGAACACATCAGGATCGATAATTTCCGCGGGCTGAGCCACGTGGGCATGTCATTCTCCCGATTCGGCTGCCTCATCGGCGAGAACAATGCTGGGAAGTCATCGGTGTTCCAGGCCCTCAACATGTTCCTTCGATCAGGATCTGCGCTCGACACCGACTTCTTGAACCCGGCGCGGCCCATCCGCATCCAGCTCACCTTCGCGGGTGTCGACTCGGCAGATCTGCAGCGCCTGGAGGAGGGCCACCGCTCACGCATCGGGCCTGTGGTTGAGGATGGGCGTCTGACCCTGGCGCGGACGTATGAGGGAGCCGGCAAGGGCTCGATGAAGGTGGTCCGGAAGATCCCGAGCGACCCGCGGTTCCATAAACAAGTTTTGGAGGAGGTAATCAGGCCCAAGATCTCTGCCGCGGAGCTTGAGGCGAATGTTCAGCACGCCTACCCGGAGATTTTCGCGAGACTTTCCGGCAAGATCACTCGTGTTGCTGTGAGACGGGAATGGGCCGAAGATGTTTCTGCTCTCCAGGACGATGAGTACACCACGGGCGACGATCCACTCATGACTGGCTTGGACAAGTCAGTGGCTCCGCTGCTCCCGGAGCCGATCTATATCCCGGCCGTGAAGGAACTCAACGACGATCTCAAGACCAGTTCCACAGCAACATTCGGACGACTGCTCTCCATCTTGTTCGGAGACATCAAGCATCAACTGCCGCAACTGGAAGCATCCTTCGAGCAGCTTCGCGGCCAGTTGAACGTCGTTTCGAAGGAGGACGGCAGTGAGTCGGACGATCGGCTGCCGGAGGTGCGCAAGATCGAATCGCTGATCCAGCGCAACCTGCAGGACTCATTCCCTCGTGCCAGCGTTCGCCTGGAGATCCCCCCACCGCGTCTGCGTAGCCTGCTGGAGGAGGCGCAGATTGCCGTCAACGACGGAATCAGGGGCCCATTCAAGACCAAGGGCGACGGCCTGCGTCGGTCAGTGGCTTTTGCCCTCCTGCGCGCCTACGTGGACTTGAAGACCGCAGAGCCGAATCAGACGGACAGTGCCCAACAGCCGTCTCTACTGCTGTTCGAGGAGCCCGAGGTATTTCTGCATCCGCAGGCGCAGCGTAAACTCTTCGAGGCCCTGACCGTCTTCTCCGGGTTCAATGATGTGCTGGTCAGCACACACTCGTCGGCCTTCTGCGCGCCCGGCGCGACCGGCACCTTCGTGAAAGTCGTGAAGGACCACACATTGGATCCACCAGCCAGCCGGACCTGCGTGATCGACCTGTCCGACATGGACGCCCGCGATCAGTTCGAGATCATTACGCACGAGAATAATGAGGCAGCGTTCTTCGCCACCTCAGTGCTCCTCGTGGAAGGCCCGAGCGACCGCACTCTCATCCCCCACATCGCGCGTACCCTCAGCCCGCAGTGGGACTTCGATAAGCACGGTGCTGCGATCGCCAAGGTCGAAGGCAAGGGCAGCATCGAGCGGTACCGCAGCTTCTTCCAGCGCTTCGAGATGAGGGTCGCAGTTGTCGCGGACCTGGACGCGGTGCTCGACGGGTTCGACAAACTCGGCGCGAGCGACGAGTGCCACCGACTGCGTGACCGAGTTGTCTCCAAGGTCACTGAACTGGTGAAGAACGAGGACGTCAACGTATCCGCCGGCACTCTCAAAAGCCTCAGCAAGAGCGGTAGCGCACGCGCCCTGTGGGAGTATGCACAGCTCAAGAGCGAAGAGCACGCCCGAGGGCTGTGTGAGTTCGAAGAAGTGGACACAGCGGTGCGAGCATTCTTCGCCCGCTCCACTTCCGGCACTGCCCGCCGAGTCCTCGAAGAAGCCAAAAACCCGGAGCTGGAGAAGATGAAGTCCGAGTTGCTGCGGATGCTTCGCCACGAGGACATCTATGTCTGGGAGCGCGGGGCGATCGAGGCCTACTACCCCGAACTCCAGGTCAATGAGTCGAACAACAAGAATGACCGTGCCCGCGCGTTCTGTGAGCGCTACACCACCGCAGACAGCATCCGTGGGCTGCCAGTGTTCAAAGGAGCGACGGCTTGCGAGTTCGACCTCGTCTTCGAGGCATTCTTCGGGACGTCACCACTGCAACCGGCAGCAGCTGAGGTTCCCCAGCAGGCGACGCCGAGCAACGGGGAACCTGTGCACGTCGTCTCGCCCGCAGCCCAGGAGACGCGCTAG